In Marivirga salinae, a single window of DNA contains:
- the porZ gene encoding type IX secretion system anionic LPS delivery protein PorZ → MLKSISYLLLIFFSWSISAQDIPMGSWRNHADYSTAEITAVFDGKVFCATSNGLFYFDTEDGSLNTLSTTDGLSSVNISMLKVTNDLLLIGYEDGLMDVMDEDLSITTFREIYESDLRGDKMINGAVLVSDIIYLATDFGVVLYNSKENELINAFLDLAVNGETIKINDISTHDEKLYLSTAQGLLTGDLSGNINLKDFQNWNRDSIDNEGTSLLKTVFYEGNLYGWAENDSVYQIQNDNWESIYGTDASIQQLKVVNNELYLSLTNQIFQLKESKFEFAFTVTETNQIHDFNFFGGQFFLAEETSGLIRYQDGATETLTPQGTKGKTQSLHQLEQFTFHLAESTGGFSYFENGKWAYTGKDTEGKDLPLFRDVALDLISGNGIFLSEAEGLFSWDTENISSLNLGDSIITEWVSLAESPQASYWALVKTENNLYALFNPDTGDVLEMNLPAKNRINDYLIVPNGDHYLATNSGIFVFNPESGEERRLNTVLGNGNLPNNQIKDLAMGLSGQLWIATESGVAFFNRFQGVLQDENVDASQPIFEGFFLFDGIPVNHITIDGGNRKWMSTRDGLWLFDEDTERNILHLRRSNSPIVNNDIQQMVVNPLNGELFISSSSQFLSYRTDATRAGAFHTDVEVFPNPVRLSADNTVTIRGLAYNNEVMITDIAGNLIHKGKANGGTFSWDLGNYSGFRAKSGVYLVFSINPDGTETYQTKFALLP, encoded by the coding sequence ATGCTCAAATCAATCTCTTATTTATTACTTATTTTCTTTTCATGGAGTATCTCTGCTCAGGATATTCCAATGGGCAGTTGGAGAAATCATGCGGATTACTCTACTGCTGAAATAACGGCTGTTTTTGATGGTAAAGTCTTCTGCGCTACTAGTAACGGACTTTTTTATTTCGACACCGAAGATGGAAGTCTGAATACTTTAAGTACTACAGATGGTTTAAGCAGTGTCAACATCAGCATGCTGAAAGTGACGAATGATTTACTATTAATTGGCTATGAAGATGGTTTAATGGATGTAATGGATGAAGATTTAAGCATCACCACTTTCAGAGAAATTTATGAATCCGATCTGAGAGGAGATAAAATGATTAATGGAGCAGTATTAGTATCTGATATTATTTATCTGGCTACAGATTTTGGAGTGGTTTTGTACAATTCCAAAGAAAACGAATTAATAAATGCCTTTCTTGATTTGGCAGTGAATGGTGAAACAATCAAAATAAATGATATTAGTACCCATGACGAGAAACTTTATCTGAGTACAGCCCAAGGATTATTGACTGGTGATTTATCGGGAAATATAAACCTAAAGGATTTTCAAAATTGGAATAGAGATTCCATTGATAATGAAGGAACATCACTTTTGAAAACAGTTTTTTATGAGGGAAACCTTTATGGTTGGGCGGAAAATGACAGCGTTTATCAAATACAAAATGATAATTGGGAAAGTATTTATGGAACAGATGCTTCTATTCAGCAATTAAAAGTGGTAAATAATGAGCTTTATTTATCTTTAACTAATCAGATTTTCCAGTTAAAAGAGAGCAAATTTGAATTTGCTTTTACTGTTACAGAAACAAATCAAATCCATGATTTTAATTTTTTCGGGGGTCAGTTTTTCCTTGCTGAAGAAACCTCAGGCTTAATCCGCTATCAGGATGGAGCAACTGAAACTTTAACACCTCAAGGAACAAAAGGTAAAACCCAAAGTCTCCATCAATTAGAACAATTTACTTTTCATTTAGCAGAAAGTACAGGAGGCTTTTCATATTTTGAAAATGGCAAATGGGCATATACTGGAAAAGACACTGAAGGAAAAGACTTACCACTTTTCAGGGATGTTGCTTTAGACCTCATTTCCGGAAATGGTATTTTCCTTAGTGAGGCAGAAGGGTTATTTAGTTGGGACACAGAAAACATCAGCTCACTAAATTTGGGAGATTCAATCATTACGGAATGGGTCAGCTTAGCGGAAAGTCCGCAAGCTAGTTATTGGGCATTGGTAAAAACAGAGAATAATTTATACGCTCTTTTCAATCCTGATACTGGTGATGTTTTAGAAATGAATTTGCCAGCCAAAAATAGAATTAATGATTATTTGATTGTCCCAAATGGAGACCATTATCTTGCCACTAATTCAGGCATTTTTGTTTTCAATCCTGAGAGCGGTGAAGAAAGAAGGCTGAACACCGTATTGGGAAATGGGAATCTGCCGAATAATCAAATTAAGGATTTGGCAATGGGTTTAAGTGGGCAGTTATGGATTGCTACTGAAAGTGGAGTTGCTTTTTTTAATCGCTTTCAAGGTGTATTGCAAGATGAAAATGTGGATGCTTCCCAACCGATATTTGAAGGCTTTTTCCTTTTCGATGGAATTCCTGTTAATCATATAACCATAGATGGAGGTAATAGAAAATGGATGAGTACCCGAGATGGCTTATGGCTTTTTGATGAAGATACAGAACGAAATATCCTGCATTTGAGAAGATCAAATAGCCCAATTGTGAATAATGATATTCAGCAAATGGTGGTCAATCCTTTAAATGGAGAGCTTTTCATAAGTTCATCATCTCAATTTCTTTCATACCGAACGGATGCCACCCGCGCGGGTGCATTCCATACTGATGTGGAGGTATTTCCAAACCCAGTAAGGCTATCAGCTGATAATACGGTTACTATCCGAGGTTTGGCTTATAACAATGAAGTGATGATAACCGACATAGCAGGAAACCTTATTCATAAAGGGAAAGCTAATGGTGGAACATTTTCATGGGATTTAGGGAATTATTCAGGCTTCAGAGCTAAAAGTGGTGTGTATTTGGTTTTTTCTATCAACCCAGATGGGACGGAAACTTACCAAACTAAATTTGCTTTACTTCCTTGA
- a CDS encoding thymidine kinase, protein MFVEPHIGREEGGKGKGWIELICGSMFSGKTEELIRRLNRALIAKQKIEIFKPKIDTRYDESEVVSHNKTKIRSTPVDFAEDILLFSGNSEVVGIDEAQFFDAEIVKVVNTLANQGKRVIIAGLDMDFSGKAFGSMPELMATAEYVTKVHAICVKCGGIASYSYRLSEEKQKVMLGEKDKYEPRCRKCFNAP, encoded by the coding sequence ATGTTTGTAGAACCACATATAGGAAGAGAAGAAGGCGGTAAGGGGAAAGGTTGGATAGAACTGATTTGTGGTTCTATGTTTAGCGGGAAAACGGAGGAGCTTATCCGAAGGCTTAATCGTGCACTTATTGCCAAACAAAAAATAGAAATCTTCAAGCCTAAAATTGATACCCGCTATGATGAATCAGAAGTAGTTTCCCATAATAAAACTAAAATTCGCTCCACTCCAGTTGATTTTGCAGAAGATATATTATTGTTCTCTGGAAATTCAGAAGTAGTTGGGATTGATGAAGCCCAATTTTTTGATGCGGAGATAGTGAAGGTTGTGAATACATTGGCAAATCAAGGTAAAAGAGTCATCATAGCAGGTTTGGATATGGATTTTAGTGGAAAAGCATTTGGCTCCATGCCTGAATTGATGGCAACGGCAGAATACGTGACCAAAGTTCACGCCATCTGCGTGAAATGTGGAGGAATTGCCTCTTACTCCTACCGCCTTAGCGAAGAAAAGCAAAAAGTTATGCTAGGTGAGAAAGATAAATATGAACCGAGGTGTAGGAAGTGTTTTAATGCCCCCTAA
- a CDS encoding 2Fe-2S iron-sulfur cluster-binding protein: MPEIEISNLYERKIITNSTEKRALEIIHENFIDWMHACGKKGRCTTCKMIVEEGMENLGELTAAEERFRNQKRLADNERLACQAVVLGDIKIKVAERNKFPHMEYSD, translated from the coding sequence ATGCCTGAAATTGAGATATCCAACCTTTATGAACGCAAGATAATCACTAATAGCACAGAAAAAAGAGCGTTAGAGATTATACACGAAAACTTTATCGATTGGATGCATGCCTGTGGAAAAAAAGGAAGGTGCACCACTTGCAAAATGATAGTGGAGGAGGGAATGGAAAACTTGGGGGAATTAACGGCTGCTGAAGAAAGGTTTAGAAATCAGAAAAGATTGGCGGACAATGAAAGATTGGCTTGTCAGGCGGTAGTTTTGGGTGATATAAAAATAAAAGTAGCGGAACGAAATAAATTTCCGCATATGGAATATTCGGACTAA